In Seriola aureovittata isolate HTS-2021-v1 ecotype China chromosome 17, ASM2101889v1, whole genome shotgun sequence, a genomic segment contains:
- the tom1 gene encoding target of Myb protein 1 isoform X4 → MEFLMGNPFSTPVGQRIECATGSSLPSDDWTLNMEICDMINSSEEGPKDAVRAIRKRIMGNKNFKEVMLALTVLETCVKNCGYRFHILVTTRDFVEGVLVRAIIPRNNPPLILHDRVLSIVQAWADAFRSSPDLTGVVSVYEDLRRKGLEFPMTELDGYSPVQGPKKVKRLKTELGVVRSNLTMMSDMMSQLDPVTVKQADMELLEQLYTVCKEMQDRIVKIVPRLSEEKLIEELLETNDEMNTAFTRYHRFERRITNGQNTTPKSQTYVNLADLDVTAESQESGVASVTSDSLSSQLAKLSTSESDEILSQKINVSNQQRPSEQSEVAVDGLAQAPDNRLHNAGTDDSPASSRGSSPKLDWMIKMGMIPINQSNVMDDIEKWLALDDEYDDYEDSDGVTSEEFDKFLAERAKAAERLPSLRASSQDTNHSES, encoded by the exons ATGGAGTTTTTAATGGGGAATCCGTTCAGCACGCCGGTGGGACAGCGGATCG agtgTGCCACCGGCTCCAGCCTTCCATCAGATGACTGGACTCTCAATATGGAAATCTGTGATATGATCAACAGCTCAgaggaagg GCCTAAAGATGCCGTCAGAGCCATAAGGAAAAGGATTATGGGGAATAAGAACTTCAAGGAGGTTATGCTGGCACTTACG GTCCTGGAGACCTGTGTGAAGAACTGTGGCTACAGGTTTCACATCCTGGTGACAACGCGGGACTTCGTAGAAGGGGTTCTGGTCCGGGCGATCATCCCGAGGAACAACCCTCCGCTCATCCTGCATGACCGGGTGCTCAGCATCGTACAG GCGTGGGCTGATGCATTCCGCAGCTCGCCCGACCTGACGGGTGTGGTGTCGGTGTACGAAGACCTGCGAAGGAAAGGGCTCGAGTTCCCCATGACAGAACTGGACGGTTACTCACCCGTGCAAGGCCCCAAAAAG GTTAAAAGGCTGAAGACAGAGCTGGGAGTGGTGCGCAGTAACCTGACCATGATGTCGGACATGATGAGTCAACTGGATCCTGTCACGGTAAAACAAGCAGacatggagctgctggag CAGTTATACACAGTTTGTAAGGAAATGCAAGACAGGATAGTGAAGATCGTCCCCAGACTCAGTGAGGAGAAGCTGATTGAAGAGTTACTGGAGACCAATGATGAAATGAACACCGCCTTCACTCGCTACCACAG GTTCGAAAGACGCATAACAAATGGTCAAAATACAACGCCGAAG AGCCAAACCTACGTCAACCTGGCAGACCTCGACGTCACAGCTGAGTCTCAGGAGTCGGGAGTTGCATCAGTCACCAGCGACAGCTTGTCCAGTCAGTTGGCAAAACTTA GTACAAGTGAATCAGATGAAATAttatcacagaaaataaatgtctcCAATCAACAAAGACCAAG CGAGCAGAGTGAAGTCGCAGTGGACGGCCTGGCTCAAGCGCCGGACAACAGACTACACAACGCTGGAACG GATGACAGCCCCGCCTCCAGCCGCGGCTCCTCACCAAAGTTAGATTGGATGATTAAAATGGGAATG ATTCCTATCAACCAGTCCAATGTAATGGATGATATTGAGAAATGGCTAGCGCTGGATGATGAG TACGATGACTACGAGGACTCGGACGGTGTGACCAGTGAAG AGTTTGACAAGTTCTTGGCAGAGAGGGCGAAAGCAGCCGAGCGCCTGCCGTCGCTGAGGGCTTCCTCACAGGACACCAACCACTCCGAGTCTTAA
- the tom1 gene encoding target of Myb protein 1 isoform X3, translating to MEFLMGNPFSTPVGQRIECATGSSLPSDDWTLNMEICDMINSSEEGPKDAVRAIRKRIMGNKNFKEVMLALTVLETCVKNCGYRFHILVTTRDFVEGVLVRAIIPRNNPPLILHDRVLSIVQAWADAFRSSPDLTGVVSVYEDLRRKGLEFPMTELDGYSPVQGPKKPLPGNGPAVTTLPAVLLSSKPPLIPPQTSELKLALEGTHAFTPSQVKRLKTELGVVRSNLTMMSDMMSQLDPVTVKQADMELLEQLYTVCKEMQDRIVKIVPRLSEEKLIEELLETNDEMNTAFTRYHRFERRITNGQNTTPKSQTYVNLADLDVTAESQESGVASVTSDSLSSQLAKLSTSESDEILSQKINVSNQQRPSEQSEVAVDGLAQAPDNRLHNAGTIPINQSNVMDDIEKWLALDDEYDDYEDSDGVTSEEFDKFLAERAKAAERLPSLRASSQDTNHSES from the exons ATGGAGTTTTTAATGGGGAATCCGTTCAGCACGCCGGTGGGACAGCGGATCG agtgTGCCACCGGCTCCAGCCTTCCATCAGATGACTGGACTCTCAATATGGAAATCTGTGATATGATCAACAGCTCAgaggaagg GCCTAAAGATGCCGTCAGAGCCATAAGGAAAAGGATTATGGGGAATAAGAACTTCAAGGAGGTTATGCTGGCACTTACG GTCCTGGAGACCTGTGTGAAGAACTGTGGCTACAGGTTTCACATCCTGGTGACAACGCGGGACTTCGTAGAAGGGGTTCTGGTCCGGGCGATCATCCCGAGGAACAACCCTCCGCTCATCCTGCATGACCGGGTGCTCAGCATCGTACAG GCGTGGGCTGATGCATTCCGCAGCTCGCCCGACCTGACGGGTGTGGTGTCGGTGTACGAAGACCTGCGAAGGAAAGGGCTCGAGTTCCCCATGACAGAACTGGACGGTTACTCACCCGTGCAAGGCCCCAAAAAG CCTTTGCCTGGGAACGGGcctgctgtcactactctgcCTGCTGTGCTCCTTTCTTCCAAACCTCCGCTCATCCCACCTCAGACCTCTGAGCTAAAACTGGCCCTAGAGGGAACCCACGCCTTCACTCCCAGCCAG GTTAAAAGGCTGAAGACAGAGCTGGGAGTGGTGCGCAGTAACCTGACCATGATGTCGGACATGATGAGTCAACTGGATCCTGTCACGGTAAAACAAGCAGacatggagctgctggag CAGTTATACACAGTTTGTAAGGAAATGCAAGACAGGATAGTGAAGATCGTCCCCAGACTCAGTGAGGAGAAGCTGATTGAAGAGTTACTGGAGACCAATGATGAAATGAACACCGCCTTCACTCGCTACCACAG GTTCGAAAGACGCATAACAAATGGTCAAAATACAACGCCGAAG AGCCAAACCTACGTCAACCTGGCAGACCTCGACGTCACAGCTGAGTCTCAGGAGTCGGGAGTTGCATCAGTCACCAGCGACAGCTTGTCCAGTCAGTTGGCAAAACTTA GTACAAGTGAATCAGATGAAATAttatcacagaaaataaatgtctcCAATCAACAAAGACCAAG CGAGCAGAGTGAAGTCGCAGTGGACGGCCTGGCTCAAGCGCCGGACAACAGACTACACAACGCTGGAACG ATTCCTATCAACCAGTCCAATGTAATGGATGATATTGAGAAATGGCTAGCGCTGGATGATGAG TACGATGACTACGAGGACTCGGACGGTGTGACCAGTGAAG AGTTTGACAAGTTCTTGGCAGAGAGGGCGAAAGCAGCCGAGCGCCTGCCGTCGCTGAGGGCTTCCTCACAGGACACCAACCACTCCGAGTCTTAA
- the tom1 gene encoding target of Myb protein 1 isoform X1 — MEFLMGNPFSTPVGQRIECATGSSLPSDDWTLNMEICDMINSSEEGPKDAVRAIRKRIMGNKNFKEVMLALTVLETCVKNCGYRFHILVTTRDFVEGVLVRAIIPRNNPPLILHDRVLSIVQAWADAFRSSPDLTGVVSVYEDLRRKGLEFPMTELDGYSPVQGPKKPLPGNGPAVTTLPAVLLSSKPPLIPPQTSELKLALEGTHAFTPSQVKRLKTELGVVRSNLTMMSDMMSQLDPVTVKQADMELLEQLYTVCKEMQDRIVKIVPRLSEEKLIEELLETNDEMNTAFTRYHRFERRITNGQNTTPKSQTYVNLADLDVTAESQESGVASVTSDSLSSQLAKLSTSESDEILSQKINVSNQQRPSEQSEVAVDGLAQAPDNRLHNAGTDDSPASSRGSSPKLDWMIKMGMIPINQSNVMDDIEKWLALDDEYDDYEDSDGVTSEEFDKFLAERAKAAERLPSLRASSQDTNHSES, encoded by the exons ATGGAGTTTTTAATGGGGAATCCGTTCAGCACGCCGGTGGGACAGCGGATCG agtgTGCCACCGGCTCCAGCCTTCCATCAGATGACTGGACTCTCAATATGGAAATCTGTGATATGATCAACAGCTCAgaggaagg GCCTAAAGATGCCGTCAGAGCCATAAGGAAAAGGATTATGGGGAATAAGAACTTCAAGGAGGTTATGCTGGCACTTACG GTCCTGGAGACCTGTGTGAAGAACTGTGGCTACAGGTTTCACATCCTGGTGACAACGCGGGACTTCGTAGAAGGGGTTCTGGTCCGGGCGATCATCCCGAGGAACAACCCTCCGCTCATCCTGCATGACCGGGTGCTCAGCATCGTACAG GCGTGGGCTGATGCATTCCGCAGCTCGCCCGACCTGACGGGTGTGGTGTCGGTGTACGAAGACCTGCGAAGGAAAGGGCTCGAGTTCCCCATGACAGAACTGGACGGTTACTCACCCGTGCAAGGCCCCAAAAAG CCTTTGCCTGGGAACGGGcctgctgtcactactctgcCTGCTGTGCTCCTTTCTTCCAAACCTCCGCTCATCCCACCTCAGACCTCTGAGCTAAAACTGGCCCTAGAGGGAACCCACGCCTTCACTCCCAGCCAG GTTAAAAGGCTGAAGACAGAGCTGGGAGTGGTGCGCAGTAACCTGACCATGATGTCGGACATGATGAGTCAACTGGATCCTGTCACGGTAAAACAAGCAGacatggagctgctggag CAGTTATACACAGTTTGTAAGGAAATGCAAGACAGGATAGTGAAGATCGTCCCCAGACTCAGTGAGGAGAAGCTGATTGAAGAGTTACTGGAGACCAATGATGAAATGAACACCGCCTTCACTCGCTACCACAG GTTCGAAAGACGCATAACAAATGGTCAAAATACAACGCCGAAG AGCCAAACCTACGTCAACCTGGCAGACCTCGACGTCACAGCTGAGTCTCAGGAGTCGGGAGTTGCATCAGTCACCAGCGACAGCTTGTCCAGTCAGTTGGCAAAACTTA GTACAAGTGAATCAGATGAAATAttatcacagaaaataaatgtctcCAATCAACAAAGACCAAG CGAGCAGAGTGAAGTCGCAGTGGACGGCCTGGCTCAAGCGCCGGACAACAGACTACACAACGCTGGAACG GATGACAGCCCCGCCTCCAGCCGCGGCTCCTCACCAAAGTTAGATTGGATGATTAAAATGGGAATG ATTCCTATCAACCAGTCCAATGTAATGGATGATATTGAGAAATGGCTAGCGCTGGATGATGAG TACGATGACTACGAGGACTCGGACGGTGTGACCAGTGAAG AGTTTGACAAGTTCTTGGCAGAGAGGGCGAAAGCAGCCGAGCGCCTGCCGTCGCTGAGGGCTTCCTCACAGGACACCAACCACTCCGAGTCTTAA
- the mfsd6l gene encoding major facilitator superfamily domain-containing protein 6-like, whose translation MKRNKQIDIKRAVALAATFNFLCSCTRACLLPFLTLYFRQLGLTPAMTGIIMGAKHLISLVWSPVASLLSKHYNKRRAVINGSLVCSAAVALVLLLIPPTDVHTQSSSCNVTNQSSGLGDDLLMSSVQPETFSTTAHPKHFVSQPGVTVPAKTLADPESATTSEASLYLHPRPSQENVSIVVNDSVREPTVSGTAVYPAIGSSAAALRNKRSDLKSEELQGGETPEQRSRFDFLGSLKAMDAQHQLFFLILITVSVWEFVSAPLEWTADDGLYEYLDFADASDRYGSTGLWRLLGAACGVAGAGLLVSQLSCLIAAQTVRSAVHFYCYAGLTALALPAASCLPLYLNRKRDRANGLLKAAQLVRGSPRALLCASTTLLVGVAGSAVENFLLWQMADHGSNELHMGLSVALALLSQAAFPLLAPRVSRLLSPGRLLALGAASLGLQCLYYSFLWGPWAVLPAQVLSCLSGGALWWAVKVQCEEVATPGAERSVGRVYSALSLHTGSGLGSFAGGFVVQTYGLAWLFRGVAAGLIVWCVCLLLLQWRAPRQRRINYSRLLAADASEASDSESEQERDWLDKAMDDDGSNNNYGRRINH comes from the coding sequence ATGAAGAGGAACAAGCAGATTGACATCAAGCGCGCCGTCGCTCTGGCCGCCACCTTCAACTTCCTGTGCTCCTGCACCAGAGCCTGCCTGCTCCCCTTCCTCACCCTGTACTTCAGACAGCTGGGCCTGACGCCGGCCATGACGGGCATCATCATGGGCGCCAAGCACCTGATATCGCTGGTATGGAGCCCCGTGGCAAGCCTGCTCTCCAAGCACTACAACAAGAGGCGAGCGGTGATAAATGGCTCTCTCGTGTGTTCGGCGGCGGTCgctctggttctgctgcttaTCCCACCtacagatgtgcacacacagagcagcagctgtaacGTGACGAATCAGAGCAGCGGTCTCGGTGATGACCTGCTCATGAGCAGCGTTCAGCCTGAAACATTTTCCACTACAGCTCATCCAAAACACTTCGTTTCCCAGCCCGGCGTCACAGTTCCTGCAAAGACACTCGCTGATCCTGAATCTGCAACGACGAGTGAAGCATCACTTTATCTACACCCTCGGCCGTCGCAGGAGAATGTTTCCATCGTGGTCAACGACAGCGTGCGAGAGCCAACGGTCAGCGGCACAGCTGTGTATCCTGCCATCGgctcctctgcagctgcactgagGAATAAGAGGTCAGACCTCAAATCTGAAGAACTGCAAGGAGGAGAGACGCCAGAGCAGCGGAGCCGGTTTGACTTTCTGGGCAGCCTGAAGGCCATGGACGCTCAGCACCAGCTCTTCTTCTTGATACTCATCACGGTCTCTGTGTGGGAGTTTGTGTCGGCCCCTCTGGAGTGGACGGCGGACGACGGATTGTATGAATATCTAGATTTTGCGGATGCGTCAGACCGCTACGGCAGCACCGGGCTGTGGCGTTTGCTGGGGGCAGCGTGTGGGGTTGCTGGAGCAGGGTTGCTGGTCAGCCAGTTGAGCTGTCTCATAGCCGCTCAGACCGTCAGGAGCGCGGTGCACTTCTACTGTTACGCTGGTTTGACAGCTCTGGCCCTGCCCGCCGCCTCCTGCCTCCCGCTCTACCTGAACAGAAAGCGAGACCGGGCCAACGGGCTCCTGAAGGCCGCGCAGCTGGTGCGCGGCTCGCCTCGCGCTCTGCTCTGCGCCTCCACCACCCTGCTGGTCGGGGTGGCGGGCTCGGCCGTGGAGAACTTCCTCCTGTGGCAGATGGCGGATCATGGGAGCAACGAGCTGCACATGGGGTTGTCTGTGGCCCTCGCTCTGCTCTCGCAGGCCGCCTTCCCTCTGCTGGCTCCCCGGGTGTCCAGACTCCTCAGCCCAGGCCGGCTGCTCGCACTGGGGGCTGCGAGTCTCGGCCTGCAGTGCCTCTATTACTCCTTCCTCTGGGGACCGTGGGCTGTTCTGCCCGCTCAGGTGTTGAGTTGTCTCAGCGGTGGAGCCCTCTGGTGGGCCGTGAAGGTCCAGTGTGAGGAAGTGGCCACGCCGGGGGCTGAGCGGAGCGTGGGCAGGGTCTACAGTGCGCTGTCTCTACACACGGGGAGCGGGCTGGGGAGCTTCGCCGGAGGGTTTGTGGTGCAGACGTACGGGCTGGCGTGGCTGTTCAGAGGCGTGGCGGCGGGTCTGatagtgtggtgtgtgtgtctgcttctgCTCCAGTGGAGGGCCCCTCGCCAGCGCAGGATCAACTACTCTCGCCTTTTGGCGGCCGATGCAAGTGAAGCCAGTGACTCTGAGTctgagcaggagagagactggCTCGATAAAGCCATGGACGACGACGGAAGCAACAACAACTATGGGAGGAGGATAAACCACTGA
- the zgc:171844 gene encoding bMERB domain-containing protein 1 — MEKERKSCQQYGALENTQVDGATEKSNEDVVSMADSTVTVEDIEGELFKIERVRDILVRRESELRYMMDDIQLCEEITRLKKELQQLVSVPDKDKTKEDRQREEELLLQINKLVETRDFLVDDVEFERLREREEDREMAAFLESRFPKATAAKGASRDQTVASKPQQTSAPYLTKTGLTLLKDCCGFTCSVM; from the exons atggaaaaggagagaaaatccTGTCAACAGTACGGAGCTCTGGAGAACACCCAGGTGGACGGAGCGACGGAGAAATCAA ATGAAGATGTCGTCTCCATGGCCGACTCAACAGTTACAGTGGAGGACATCGAAGGAGAGCTGTTCAAAATTGAGCGGGTCCGAGACATTCTGGTACGGAGAGAGTCAGAGCTCAGATACAT gaTGGATGACATCCAGCTCTGCGAAGAAATCACAAGGCTGAAGAAGGAGCTGCAACAACTCGTCTCAGTTCCAG acaaagacaagacCAAGGAGGACCggcagagggaagaggagctgctgctgcagatcaacaagctggtggagaccaGAGACTTCCTCGTGGACGACGTGGAGTTTGAAAGGCTGAG GGAgcgagaggaagacagagaaatgGCCGCCTTCTTAGAGTCCAGGTTTCCCAAGGCGACGGCTGCAAAAG GTGCTTCGCGGGATCAAACGGTGGCGTCCAAACCGCAGCAGACGTCGGCGCCGTATCTCACTAAAACCGGGCTGACGCTGCTGAAAGACTGCTGCGGCTTCACCTGCTCCGTCATGTGA
- the tom1 gene encoding target of Myb protein 1 isoform X5 translates to MEFLMGNPFSTPVGQRIECATGSSLPSDDWTLNMEICDMINSSEEGPKDAVRAIRKRIMGNKNFKEVMLALTVLETCVKNCGYRFHILVTTRDFVEGVLVRAIIPRNNPPLILHDRVLSIVQAWADAFRSSPDLTGVVSVYEDLRRKGLEFPMTELDGYSPVQGPKKVKRLKTELGVVRSNLTMMSDMMSQLDPVTVKQADMELLELYTVCKEMQDRIVKIVPRLSEEKLIEELLETNDEMNTAFTRYHRFERRITNGQNTTPKSQTYVNLADLDVTAESQESGVASVTSDSLSSQLAKLSTSESDEILSQKINVSNQQRPSEQSEVAVDGLAQAPDNRLHNAGTDDSPASSRGSSPKLDWMIKMGMIPINQSNVMDDIEKWLALDDEYDDYEDSDGVTSEEFDKFLAERAKAAERLPSLRASSQDTNHSES, encoded by the exons ATGGAGTTTTTAATGGGGAATCCGTTCAGCACGCCGGTGGGACAGCGGATCG agtgTGCCACCGGCTCCAGCCTTCCATCAGATGACTGGACTCTCAATATGGAAATCTGTGATATGATCAACAGCTCAgaggaagg GCCTAAAGATGCCGTCAGAGCCATAAGGAAAAGGATTATGGGGAATAAGAACTTCAAGGAGGTTATGCTGGCACTTACG GTCCTGGAGACCTGTGTGAAGAACTGTGGCTACAGGTTTCACATCCTGGTGACAACGCGGGACTTCGTAGAAGGGGTTCTGGTCCGGGCGATCATCCCGAGGAACAACCCTCCGCTCATCCTGCATGACCGGGTGCTCAGCATCGTACAG GCGTGGGCTGATGCATTCCGCAGCTCGCCCGACCTGACGGGTGTGGTGTCGGTGTACGAAGACCTGCGAAGGAAAGGGCTCGAGTTCCCCATGACAGAACTGGACGGTTACTCACCCGTGCAAGGCCCCAAAAAG GTTAAAAGGCTGAAGACAGAGCTGGGAGTGGTGCGCAGTAACCTGACCATGATGTCGGACATGATGAGTCAACTGGATCCTGTCACGGTAAAACAAGCAGacatggagctgctggag TTATACACAGTTTGTAAGGAAATGCAAGACAGGATAGTGAAGATCGTCCCCAGACTCAGTGAGGAGAAGCTGATTGAAGAGTTACTGGAGACCAATGATGAAATGAACACCGCCTTCACTCGCTACCACAG GTTCGAAAGACGCATAACAAATGGTCAAAATACAACGCCGAAG AGCCAAACCTACGTCAACCTGGCAGACCTCGACGTCACAGCTGAGTCTCAGGAGTCGGGAGTTGCATCAGTCACCAGCGACAGCTTGTCCAGTCAGTTGGCAAAACTTA GTACAAGTGAATCAGATGAAATAttatcacagaaaataaatgtctcCAATCAACAAAGACCAAG CGAGCAGAGTGAAGTCGCAGTGGACGGCCTGGCTCAAGCGCCGGACAACAGACTACACAACGCTGGAACG GATGACAGCCCCGCCTCCAGCCGCGGCTCCTCACCAAAGTTAGATTGGATGATTAAAATGGGAATG ATTCCTATCAACCAGTCCAATGTAATGGATGATATTGAGAAATGGCTAGCGCTGGATGATGAG TACGATGACTACGAGGACTCGGACGGTGTGACCAGTGAAG AGTTTGACAAGTTCTTGGCAGAGAGGGCGAAAGCAGCCGAGCGCCTGCCGTCGCTGAGGGCTTCCTCACAGGACACCAACCACTCCGAGTCTTAA
- the tom1 gene encoding target of Myb protein 1 isoform X2, giving the protein MEFLMGNPFSTPVGQRIECATGSSLPSDDWTLNMEICDMINSSEEGPKDAVRAIRKRIMGNKNFKEVMLALTVLETCVKNCGYRFHILVTTRDFVEGVLVRAIIPRNNPPLILHDRVLSIVQAWADAFRSSPDLTGVVSVYEDLRRKGLEFPMTELDGYSPVQGPKKPLPGNGPAVTTLPAVLLSSKPPLIPPQTSELKLALEGTHAFTPSQVKRLKTELGVVRSNLTMMSDMMSQLDPVTVKQADMELLELYTVCKEMQDRIVKIVPRLSEEKLIEELLETNDEMNTAFTRYHRFERRITNGQNTTPKSQTYVNLADLDVTAESQESGVASVTSDSLSSQLAKLSTSESDEILSQKINVSNQQRPSEQSEVAVDGLAQAPDNRLHNAGTDDSPASSRGSSPKLDWMIKMGMIPINQSNVMDDIEKWLALDDEYDDYEDSDGVTSEEFDKFLAERAKAAERLPSLRASSQDTNHSES; this is encoded by the exons ATGGAGTTTTTAATGGGGAATCCGTTCAGCACGCCGGTGGGACAGCGGATCG agtgTGCCACCGGCTCCAGCCTTCCATCAGATGACTGGACTCTCAATATGGAAATCTGTGATATGATCAACAGCTCAgaggaagg GCCTAAAGATGCCGTCAGAGCCATAAGGAAAAGGATTATGGGGAATAAGAACTTCAAGGAGGTTATGCTGGCACTTACG GTCCTGGAGACCTGTGTGAAGAACTGTGGCTACAGGTTTCACATCCTGGTGACAACGCGGGACTTCGTAGAAGGGGTTCTGGTCCGGGCGATCATCCCGAGGAACAACCCTCCGCTCATCCTGCATGACCGGGTGCTCAGCATCGTACAG GCGTGGGCTGATGCATTCCGCAGCTCGCCCGACCTGACGGGTGTGGTGTCGGTGTACGAAGACCTGCGAAGGAAAGGGCTCGAGTTCCCCATGACAGAACTGGACGGTTACTCACCCGTGCAAGGCCCCAAAAAG CCTTTGCCTGGGAACGGGcctgctgtcactactctgcCTGCTGTGCTCCTTTCTTCCAAACCTCCGCTCATCCCACCTCAGACCTCTGAGCTAAAACTGGCCCTAGAGGGAACCCACGCCTTCACTCCCAGCCAG GTTAAAAGGCTGAAGACAGAGCTGGGAGTGGTGCGCAGTAACCTGACCATGATGTCGGACATGATGAGTCAACTGGATCCTGTCACGGTAAAACAAGCAGacatggagctgctggag TTATACACAGTTTGTAAGGAAATGCAAGACAGGATAGTGAAGATCGTCCCCAGACTCAGTGAGGAGAAGCTGATTGAAGAGTTACTGGAGACCAATGATGAAATGAACACCGCCTTCACTCGCTACCACAG GTTCGAAAGACGCATAACAAATGGTCAAAATACAACGCCGAAG AGCCAAACCTACGTCAACCTGGCAGACCTCGACGTCACAGCTGAGTCTCAGGAGTCGGGAGTTGCATCAGTCACCAGCGACAGCTTGTCCAGTCAGTTGGCAAAACTTA GTACAAGTGAATCAGATGAAATAttatcacagaaaataaatgtctcCAATCAACAAAGACCAAG CGAGCAGAGTGAAGTCGCAGTGGACGGCCTGGCTCAAGCGCCGGACAACAGACTACACAACGCTGGAACG GATGACAGCCCCGCCTCCAGCCGCGGCTCCTCACCAAAGTTAGATTGGATGATTAAAATGGGAATG ATTCCTATCAACCAGTCCAATGTAATGGATGATATTGAGAAATGGCTAGCGCTGGATGATGAG TACGATGACTACGAGGACTCGGACGGTGTGACCAGTGAAG AGTTTGACAAGTTCTTGGCAGAGAGGGCGAAAGCAGCCGAGCGCCTGCCGTCGCTGAGGGCTTCCTCACAGGACACCAACCACTCCGAGTCTTAA